A single genomic interval of Adhaeribacter pallidiroseus harbors:
- a CDS encoding T9SS type A sorting domain-containing protein, with product MRKLLLTHLLLPFRSNRPGSWVIFFFLNFNLVYLASAQNILWEKTLGGPGSEYLSTIRLTRDGGYILGGTSNSPVSGDKTDPRRGETDYWIIKYHADGTKAWDKTYGGHGGDGLRSIQQTQDGGYILGGTSGSGNTGDKSEKSRGQSDYWMIKIDAQGKKQWDKTYGGSQTDQLVAIQQTPDGGYLVGGDTYSNVSGDKTLPSFGYTDFWVLKLDAAGNKVWEKTFGGKLFERFRAITATPDGNFILAGDSDSKVNGNKTAPGKGQEDYWLIKIKPDGTKIWEKAYGGSDGDNLATLQPTQDGGYILGGWSTSGISGDKSEENKSIDSFVQDYWVIKVDAEGTKQWDKTLGGDEADQLTTLRQTQDGSYLVGGISESAKSDDKSQSQIGGEGTADFWVVKLSATGKFIADKTIGGSKRDILWDLQQTPDGNFLLGGSSDSQKSGNKSQNSKGNTDIWLVKIDDKFKKNQAISFPPLYNQVLAKAPITLSAKANSGLPVSFEVRSGAATIQGNQLTLTGPGPVRIAALQPGNATYNPTETIQTFTATLNGRQADYTFGGSQADTLASVIATPDGGYLLGGTSNSGASGSKSQNAQGSTDYWIVKINKAGQKLWDKTYGGKDQDKLTALVATPDGGYLLGGSSVSGQTGDKSQAGKGKSDYWILKINATGEKVWDKTYGGRETDQLAAIIVTPKGYLLGGSSASGTSPDKSQASKGLMDYWVLEVDHAGNKLWDKTYGGSKTDKLAALLASPAGGFLVGGSSASEVSGDKSQPARSLTDYWVIRINEQGTIVWDKTYGGSKVADRYVKGDFIESANSYLSALVPTPDGGYLVGGSSSAVKGFEKSEDNIEPRYEAPDYWVLKINSQGEKVWDNTYGGESYGSSWLSAIVAAPTGGYLLAGTSDLGKGRDKTETSIIEDFWIININEQGKKLTDRTITGSYLDYLSAAVKTPDGNFLLAGYSESEPGADKKGASLGGTDYWLVQVSSTEVPDPGVLAWDYTIGWENGEQLMDVIRTRDGGYLAAGTTFSIDEYFGGKIDYYLAKVNKAGEYQYTTTIGGTANDYLNRVIQTQDGGYLLAGTSLSGISKNKTQASQGKQDYWLIKLDTLGNKQWDKRFGGSGSDDLRKVVQLPTGEYVLGGTSNSSTSGDKSQSTQGGTDYWLLKISKNGNKIWDKRYGGSANETLGSFVVTEQGGFLLAGTSQSGKSGDKTQANQGSTDYWLVNTDAAGNVLWDKAYGGSGADQLFSLSRRGNSYFLAGTSRSGKSGDKTQAGKGGNDYWILKINATGTKLWDKTFGGSDDDDLRASTFTNQGLYVIAGTSYSEMSGDKTQSSRGGSDYWVVAVDDAGNPVYDQRFGGTGNEELRAVLQTRDGGFLLGGFSDSGQSGDKSEGNYSYSEFYLGGESTDFWLVKVAPIARNLAASRQTSRVEETIVLDKHHPLQAYPNPFREKVTINFILPETQPATVKILDGHGRAVTTLFQDKAQANQTYQLEWQAGKQASGMYLLQLQTPTGQNTQKLLLTR from the coding sequence ATGAGAAAACTACTTCTTACCCACTTGCTTTTACCTTTCAGATCCAACCGCCCGGGTAGTTGGGTAATTTTCTTTTTTTTAAATTTTAACCTGGTTTACCTGGCTTCGGCGCAAAATATTCTGTGGGAGAAAACCCTGGGCGGACCAGGTTCCGAGTACCTGAGTACTATCCGGTTAACCCGCGATGGCGGGTATATTCTGGGCGGAACCTCTAACTCGCCCGTTTCGGGGGATAAAACAGACCCGCGGCGGGGCGAAACCGATTACTGGATAATAAAGTACCATGCCGATGGCACCAAAGCCTGGGATAAAACGTACGGGGGCCATGGCGGCGACGGTTTACGATCTATCCAGCAAACGCAGGATGGCGGTTACATTCTGGGCGGCACTTCCGGTTCCGGCAATACCGGCGATAAAAGCGAAAAATCACGCGGGCAATCGGATTATTGGATGATAAAAATAGATGCCCAAGGGAAAAAGCAATGGGACAAAACCTACGGCGGCAGCCAGACCGATCAATTAGTTGCTATCCAACAAACCCCCGATGGCGGTTACCTGGTAGGCGGCGATACCTATTCGAACGTTAGCGGCGATAAAACTTTACCCAGTTTCGGTTATACCGATTTCTGGGTGTTAAAGCTAGATGCCGCCGGTAACAAGGTTTGGGAGAAAACGTTCGGGGGAAAACTTTTCGAAAGGTTTCGAGCTATTACGGCTACCCCCGATGGTAATTTTATTTTGGCCGGCGATTCGGATTCGAAAGTTAATGGCAATAAAACAGCTCCCGGCAAAGGCCAGGAAGATTATTGGCTAATTAAAATAAAACCCGATGGCACTAAAATATGGGAAAAAGCTTACGGCGGCAGCGACGGCGACAATCTGGCTACTTTGCAGCCCACGCAGGATGGCGGTTACATTCTGGGCGGCTGGTCTACTTCGGGTATTTCGGGCGATAAATCAGAAGAAAATAAAAGCATTGATTCCTTTGTGCAGGATTATTGGGTGATAAAAGTAGATGCCGAGGGTACCAAACAATGGGATAAAACCCTGGGGGGAGATGAAGCGGACCAATTAACAACGCTGCGCCAAACCCAAGATGGCAGTTACCTGGTAGGCGGAATTTCGGAGTCGGCCAAAAGTGATGATAAATCGCAATCCCAAATTGGTGGAGAAGGCACGGCCGACTTCTGGGTTGTAAAATTAAGCGCTACGGGTAAATTTATTGCGGATAAAACAATTGGCGGCAGTAAACGCGATATATTATGGGATTTGCAACAAACGCCGGATGGTAACTTTTTATTAGGTGGTTCTTCGGATTCACAAAAAAGCGGCAATAAATCGCAGAATAGCAAAGGAAATACCGATATCTGGCTGGTGAAAATAGACGATAAATTTAAAAAAAATCAAGCTATTTCCTTTCCGCCGCTTTATAACCAGGTATTAGCAAAGGCTCCGATAACCCTTTCGGCGAAAGCTAACTCCGGGTTACCGGTCAGCTTTGAAGTACGGTCGGGAGCGGCCACTATCCAGGGCAACCAGCTTACCTTAACTGGTCCCGGTCCGGTAAGAATAGCCGCGCTCCAACCCGGCAACGCAACGTATAATCCCACCGAAACTATTCAGACTTTTACCGCCACCCTGAACGGCCGGCAAGCCGATTATACTTTCGGGGGCAGCCAGGCCGATACGCTGGCCAGTGTAATTGCTACCCCGGACGGCGGTTACCTGCTCGGCGGCACTTCTAATTCAGGAGCTAGCGGCAGCAAAAGCCAGAACGCCCAAGGCAGCACCGACTACTGGATCGTAAAAATAAACAAAGCCGGCCAGAAACTCTGGGATAAAACGTACGGCGGTAAAGACCAGGATAAACTCACGGCGCTGGTAGCTACCCCCGACGGAGGTTACTTACTCGGGGGCTCTTCGGTATCGGGCCAAACCGGTGATAAAAGCCAGGCTGGTAAAGGCAAATCTGATTACTGGATTTTAAAAATAAATGCCACCGGCGAGAAAGTGTGGGATAAAACTTATGGCGGCCGTGAAACGGATCAGCTCGCGGCCATTATCGTTACCCCAAAAGGTTACTTACTCGGCGGCAGTTCTGCTTCGGGCACCTCTCCGGATAAAAGCCAGGCCAGTAAAGGCCTAATGGATTACTGGGTTCTGGAAGTGGACCACGCGGGTAACAAGCTTTGGGATAAAACCTATGGGGGCAGTAAAACCGATAAACTAGCAGCCTTGCTGGCCAGCCCGGCCGGCGGATTTCTGGTGGGCGGCAGTTCGGCCTCGGAGGTTTCCGGCGATAAAAGCCAGCCTGCCCGATCTTTAACGGATTACTGGGTTATCCGGATTAACGAGCAGGGCACTATTGTTTGGGATAAAACGTACGGCGGTAGTAAGGTGGCCGACCGGTATGTAAAAGGAGATTTCATTGAATCGGCTAATTCTTACCTGAGCGCTCTGGTACCTACCCCTGACGGCGGCTATCTGGTGGGTGGTTCTTCCAGCGCCGTTAAAGGTTTTGAAAAATCAGAAGATAACATTGAACCCCGGTACGAGGCTCCGGATTACTGGGTACTAAAAATAAACAGCCAGGGCGAAAAAGTTTGGGATAATACCTACGGGGGCGAATCGTATGGTAGTTCTTGGTTAAGCGCCATCGTAGCCGCGCCCACTGGCGGCTATTTACTGGCGGGCACTTCCGACCTCGGCAAAGGCCGGGATAAAACCGAAACTTCCATTATCGAAGATTTCTGGATAATTAATATAAACGAGCAAGGCAAAAAATTAACCGACCGGACTATTACTGGCAGTTACTTAGATTATTTATCGGCAGCAGTTAAAACTCCGGACGGAAACTTTTTGCTCGCGGGTTATTCCGAGTCCGAACCAGGTGCTGATAAAAAAGGGGCTAGTCTGGGTGGTACCGATTACTGGTTGGTACAGGTAAGTTCCACCGAAGTACCCGATCCGGGAGTGCTGGCCTGGGATTATACCATTGGCTGGGAAAACGGGGAACAATTAATGGATGTAATCCGGACCCGGGACGGTGGTTACCTGGCGGCGGGCACAACATTCTCCATCGATGAGTATTTTGGGGGTAAAATTGATTATTATCTGGCCAAAGTTAATAAAGCTGGCGAATACCAGTATACCACCACCATTGGGGGCACCGCGAACGATTACCTGAACCGGGTGATTCAAACCCAGGACGGAGGTTACCTTCTGGCCGGTACTTCGCTTTCGGGTATCAGCAAAAACAAAACCCAGGCGAGCCAGGGCAAGCAAGATTACTGGCTGATAAAATTAGATACGTTGGGTAACAAGCAATGGGATAAACGTTTCGGCGGCAGTGGCTCCGATGATCTGCGGAAAGTAGTACAACTCCCCACCGGCGAGTACGTGCTCGGCGGCACCAGCAATTCCTCCACCAGCGGCGATAAAAGCCAGAGCACTCAGGGGGGCACCGATTACTGGTTACTAAAAATTTCAAAAAACGGGAATAAAATCTGGGACAAACGCTACGGCGGCAGTGCCAACGAAACCTTAGGCAGTTTTGTGGTTACCGAGCAAGGCGGCTTTTTACTGGCTGGCACTTCCCAGTCGGGTAAAAGCGGCGACAAAACCCAGGCCAACCAAGGCAGCACCGATTATTGGCTGGTAAACACCGATGCGGCCGGCAACGTGCTGTGGGATAAAGCCTACGGGGGCAGCGGCGCCGATCAGTTATTTTCGCTTAGCCGCCGGGGCAATAGCTATTTTCTGGCCGGTACCAGCCGTTCGGGCAAAAGCGGCGATAAAACGCAGGCCGGTAAAGGCGGTAATGATTACTGGATTTTAAAAATAAATGCCACCGGCACCAAACTTTGGGATAAAACCTTTGGCGGCAGCGACGACGATGACCTGCGGGCCAGCACTTTCACTAACCAAGGTTTGTACGTAATAGCCGGTACCTCTTATTCCGAAATGAGCGGCGACAAAACGCAAAGCAGCCGGGGTGGCAGCGACTATTGGGTAGTAGCCGTAGACGATGCCGGCAACCCAGTATACGACCAGCGGTTTGGCGGCACCGGCAACGAAGAACTGCGCGCCGTTTTGCAAACCCGCGACGGTGGCTTTTTGCTGGGTGGCTTTTCCGATTCTGGTCAGAGCGGCGACAAGAGCGAAGGCAATTACAGCTACTCCGAATTTTACCTCGGCGGCGAAAGCACCGATTTCTGGTTGGTAAAAGTAGCGCCGATAGCCCGCAATTTAGCAGCCAGCCGGCAAACCAGCAGGGTAGAAGAAACCATTGTTCTGGATAAACACCATCCGCTACAAGCTTACCCCAATCCTTTCCGGGAGAAAGTAACGATCAACTTTATCCTTCCGGAAACCCAACCGGCTACTGTTAAAATACTCGATGGCCATGGGAGAGCCGTTACTACTTTGTTCCAGGATAAAGCGCAAGCCAACCAAACGTACCAACTAGAATGGCAGGCGGGTAAGCAAGCTAGCGGTATGTACCTGCTGCAACTGCAAACTCCTACGGGGCAAAACACGCAGAAACTGCTCTTAACCCGGTAA